A DNA window from Pristis pectinata isolate sPriPec2 chromosome 29, sPriPec2.1.pri, whole genome shotgun sequence contains the following coding sequences:
- the LOC127584347 gene encoding progonadoliberin-1-like: MLASKKALVCLVMAATLIDLHSAQHWSFNMRPGGKREAAGDVVDPFQDTTGNMESVLQDERKEFLFPDCSSSMMAKFIPGRKKLQSECRQVTRH, encoded by the exons ATGTTGGCATCAAAGAAGGCGCTGGTCTGCCTTGTAATGGCCGCCACCCTGATTGACTTACATTCCGCTCAACATTGGTCCTTCAATATGCGTCCAGGCGGCAAGCGGGAAGCCGCCGGTGATGTCGTCGACCCGTTCCAAGAC ACCACAGGTAACATGGAGAGTGTGCTGCAGGATGAACGGAAGGAATTCCTCTTCCCAGACTGCTCGAGCAGCATGATG GCAAAGTTCATTCCAGGGCGGAAGAAGCTTCAGTCGGAATGTCGTCAAGTCACAAGGCACTGA